GCAGAAAACTCCTCGCGCCCTCGGCTGCAAACACCACGATTCGCGGTGGCATTCGCGCACAGACGCTACCTCAAGCTTCTCATAGTCGACCCCGTTTTCGAGGGGCTGAGCGCGTTGGAAAACCTCACTTTGCGCGAACACCGGTGAGGAAAATTTCCATCCCATCATGCGGTTTTCCGTCTCGCTGAGTGACAAATCAGGTTCCCATAGAAATTTCCGTACGATCTTCTTCCGTTCTTCGCCATCAGCAGGCATCCACTGTCATCAGGCACACCGTCTGCCCCGCCGAGGAGATTGCGCTTTTTGCTCTCGCTCTCTTTGGGCTTTTTCTCTTCAAGACCCCACAACTCGGAGCCATTTTTATGCACCTATGGACGGAGTACGAGGGCAAAACCGTAAACGGCGACTACACCCTGGGCAGACTCCTGCGCTCAGAAGGTCGTAACGGATTTTTTGCCACCGCCGACAAGAAAGGCCAGCAGGCCGTTATCCGGCTTACTGAAGCCCACTTCGACGAAGATCAGCAACTCGCCCGCTGGCGACAGGTCTCCGTCCTCAAGCAGCCACACCTTATCGGCATCGACAACGTCGGCCGGGCAGACCTCGACGGCGTTTCGCTGACCTTCGCTCTGATGGAAAGCGACGACGCCAACCTCGAAGAAGTGTTGAAGGAGCGTCCGCTTACGACCGCTGAAGCGCTGCAGGTAGCGCGTGCCGTTACCGAGGCTCTGCAGTCACTCCACGCCAGCGGCCTCGTGCACGAACACATCGAGCCAGCCAACGTGATGGCCGTCGGTGAAGTCGTCAAGCTGCGCAGCGACTGCGTCCGCGAGTGCGTCGCCGACGGCGAGTTCCGCACACAGGAAGGCTGCGCCGAACTTCGTCGCAAGGACGTGAATGCGCTGGCCGTTCTGCTGCTGCGCTGCCTCACGCTCGACTCCGAAATCCGCCCCGGCGCCCCGCTGCCTGAGCCGTTCTATCGCATCCTCCCGGGCGCCCTCGCCGGTACACTTTCGCTCGACCAGATCAGCGCGATCCTCGGGCCGTCGGACGAGGCTAAGGCAAAGGCGGAAGCCCTCGCTGCGGAACGTGCGGCCAGCGCCAAAGCGGCACAGGAAGAGGCTCAAATCATTGCAGAAAAGACTGCCGAGCCTGTGGTCGCGAAGCCGACAGTAGCCAGTGCACCTGCGCCCAAAGCCGCAACTCCCGTTCCCGCGGCTGCCGCTGTACGCAACACCGGCAGCCGCGGAGCCCTCACCGGCTATGCCGCCGAACTTCCGCCCGCGCAATGAACATCTCGGTCGCTCGCGCGGCGAGCAGCCAGCGCAGGACAAGCGGATGATCGTTTGGGGAGCCTGCGGAGTCGCTCTTCTGGTGCTCCTCTTCGCGCTCTGGCACATGTTCTCCGGGTCCAGCAAGCCGAAGCCTGCAGCACAAACCGCTGCAGCGGTGGTTCCTGCTGCTCCGACGGCGGCAGCAGCCTCTCAGCCCGCGCCGGTCGTCGTTCCTGTCGCCCACGGCTGGCACGTCATCGCCTACACCTACAACCACGCCGGTCAGGCGCAGGCGAAAGCCGACAGCATTGCACGTAAGCACGGCAACCTCAACCCGCAGGTCTTCAGCCCCACCAGCCACGGGCCGTACCTTGTCGCGCTGGGCGGCGTGATGAGCGAAGCCGAAGCGAAGGCCACGCTGCAACGCGCACGTCGCTCCGGTATGCCGCGCGACGCGTTCATGCGCAACTACTAACCAGCGTCAAAGACCCGGCACAAGTAGCAACGAAGAAGCGGACTCTCTACAGAGAGTCCGCTTCTTCGTTGCTACCCAATCCCAAACTCAAATCTTCCGGCGTTTTGTGCTGAAGCGCTGCCATAGAGTCCATAACGAAAGCAGCGCAAGCGCAGCCTCCGACGCGCGCCGCCAGGGACTTCGATGCGGCAGATACATCGCCGCAATCCAGCAGGCAATGAGCGCAGCACCGAACAGCTGCGCGCCGACCAACCGTAACTCCGCCCTGGCTCGTCCTGTCATCGTTTCTTCTGTTGAGCGTTGTAGGCTCGTCGAATCTGAAAGTTAAAGGCCAGCGCCGTCACCGGTATCAGCACGAACGCCGCCACCAGAAACACCTTCTCCGGCACCGACTTCACCAGCACAAACAGCACGAGTAGCAATCCGCCAAAGATCGCCGCCGCATCGCGCAACATGCGCTTGCGGAAGGCGGGAGTCATCATGCGGCGAGGAGCTGCCACTTAGAACTCCTCCGCATCGTTCCCTGAACCATCTTCCGAATAGCTTCCGGCCTCTGGTCCATCGAGATCTTCTTCCCGAAGGCTGAGCGCAATCACGGTGCTCGACTCGAACTCTATGGTCAACGCCTCAAACTCTTCGAGCGAGGCCTTCGCCACCGTCTCGCCGATCTGTGCGCAGATACCGTTGCGATACTCTGGCTCACCGTAAGCGAGGGAGAAGTCGCTGAGCAGCAGATGCGGCCAGGTGTAGAGCGTCAGCATCGGGCCCTCGGAGCCGGGAGCGTCTGCAAAGCGAAGGCGCAGGTAGTCGCCGACGAACTCGACGGCGGTTAGTTCTTGCCCTTCGATAGCGCTGATGTCCATTTACTCAAACCTCTTGGGGTTGTAATAGTACGTGCGCTCGGAAGGCTGCGTCGAATCTTCTCCCGGAGCGACTACGCGATCCAGCACGCGTGTTCGATTGAATCGTAGCTTCGCGATGTAGGCCACGGACGCATCGCCGCCATGGATCGTCAAAGAGTATCCCTTGCCGACTCGCTGAAGCGAGAGCGAGACCATATCGCCGAGATCCGCATAGGCGGAGTACGGGAGCAGGATGGACTGTCCGTTGACCGCGATCTGCAGAGAATCGGTGAGCAGGCAGGGAACCCGGCCACCGGTGCAGGGCATGTTGCGCTGAAGGTCGAACTCGTCGGTCGACTCAGGAGCCTTCGTCTCATGCGTGCGAACCGTTACGGTAGCACCGTGGGACAAACTCCCAAGCGTTACGCGCGTCTCTCCATTGGCTTTCACCTGTGCGGAGGACTTCGCCTGTGCGTGAGTCAGCGCTGTTGTAGCAAGCGCGAGCATCAGCACAGGTGTCCTCAGCAGAAGTGCCACTAGAGAGCCTCCGTCACCGCATCCATCTGGGCCTTCGTCGTCAGCTCTGTGGCGCACCACAGCGAGGCGCCCTCTCCCAGCTCCGGATACCACTTCGCCAGCGACAGCCCGCCGATGATCTGCTTGTCCAGCAGCTTCGCATTCGCTGCCTCTGCAGACGAGGGAAGGGCCACGGCAAACTCATTGAAGCTCGGTCCGCTGAACAGCTTCTTCGCTCCGGCCTTCTCCAGCGCCGAACGCAGATACGCCGCCTTCGCCAGGTTCTGCTCTGCGAGTTCCTTCAGGCCTTCCTTGCCGTAGACGGTGAGGTAGATCGTCACCATCAGCGATACCAGGGCCTGGTTCGTGCAGATGTTCGAAGTCGCCTTCTCGCGGCGGATATGCTGCTCGCGCGTCGACAGCGTCAGCACAAAGCCACGCTTGCCGTTGGAATCCTTCGTCTCACCGCAAAGACGGCCCGGCATCTGGCGCAGGAACTTCTCCTTGCACGCGAGCACGCCGCAGTACGGTCCGCCGAAGCCCACCGCCACACCAAAGCTCTGCGCTTCCAGCGAAACGATGTCGGCTTCGACCGGCGGCTTCACAATGCCCAGCGAGAGCGCTTCGGCGATCGAAACGATCAGCAGCGCACCCTTCTTGTGAGCAATCTCCGCAATCGCAGCAACGTCTTCCACTGTGCCGAAGAAGTTCGGCGACTGGATCAGCACGCAGGCCGTATCGTCGCCGATAGCTGCTTCCAGCGCCGCCAGGTCAACGCGTCCGGTCTCGCGGACGTACTCCACTTCCGAAACAGGAATGCCCTGATGCTGCACCGTCGTCGTCAGCACCTCGCGGTACTCCGGGTGAACGGTACGGGCCACCACCGCGCCCGAGCGGCCGGTTACGCGCACAGCCATCATCACGGCCTCGGCGCATCCGGTCGAGCCGTCATACATCGACGCGTTGGCAATCTCCATGCCCGTCAGCTCGCAGATCATCGTCTGGAACTCGAACGTCGCCTGCAACGTTCCCTGCGCGATCTCCGGCTGATAGGGCGTATAGCTGGTCAGAAACTCACCACGCTGCACCAGCGAGTCGATCACTACCGGGCGATAGTGCCGATACGCACCTGCGCCGAGGAAGCTCGAATAGAGTGCTCCGGGCTTCGCTTCGCTGATCTCGCCGCTAGCCACATTGGCGGCAAACGCCTTAAAGCGGTCGAGCACTTCGCTCTCCGAGTGCTGGCGAGGAATATTCAGATCGCCTGTCAGGCGATACTCCGCCGGTACGCTCTCAAACAACGAATCGATCGACGGCACACCGATCGCTTCGAGCATTTCGAGACGGTCAGCAGGGGATTTGGGAAGATAGCGCATTCGAGTCTGCCTGTTCGTGTGGCGCTCTCGCTAAAGAACGCCGAAAAATTTTAGAGCTCCGCCGGCCATGAACAACAGGCCGACGGCAAAAATAATCACTCGTGCCCATGGTTCAACGGTGGGCTGTTCGACCTTGGCGTGCTCCATACCCTTGTGTCCACGGCCCCCAGCAAGCCAGCCGCAGAGGAGAAGAACCGCGCCCATCAGGATGAAGTCAACGCAGTAAAACGCGTTCTCTGTCATCGTTTCGGCTTAGTGACCGGTTTCTTCCGCTACGAACTTCTCATAGTCCTCTGCGCTCAGCAGCGCATTGGCCTCGTCCGTGTTGGTGACCGCCAGCTTGATCAGCCAGGTAGCATTCGCGTCCGTGTTGATCGTCTCCGGCGCCGAGTTCAACGCCTCGTTGATCTCCGTTACCGTGCCCGTCACCGGGGAGTACAGATCGCTGACAGCCTTCACGCTCTCCACCGAACCGAACGTCGATCCGGCCTCAATCTCCTGGCCAACCTTGGGCAGTTCGACAAAAACAATGTCGCCCAGCGAGCTCTGAGCGTAGTCAGTGATACCGATGGTTCCGGTCTCGCCCTCGAGGGCAAGCCACTCGTGCGACTTGGCATAACGATAGTTTGCGGGATAGCTCATTCGCCCATTCTATTCTGGCCGCCGGGGGAGAAAAATGTCGGTTCGGCGATTACCGCTGAATCTTTTGCTTCGATATCGAATCATACGTAGTGAAAGCATTCGGGCCGACCGCCCACCAAGGAGGCATCACCGCCATGAAACCCATCGTTGGACTCCACCACGTCACCGCCATTGCATCTGATCCGCAGCAGAACCTCGACTTCTACACCGAAGTTCTCGGACTCCGCCTGGTCAAGCGCACCGTCAACTTCGACGACCCCGGCACCTACCACTTTTACTTTGGCGACGACATTGGAACCCCCGGCACGGTGCTGACCTTCTTCCCCTGGCCGCACGCTCGCCGCGGCTCGGCAGGCGCTGGCGAGGTCACGCACACCGCCTTCAGCATTCCCGCAGCTTCGGTCGACTACTGGCATGAGCGCCTGACGGAGAAGGGAATCCTCGTCGAACGCACAGGCAAGCGCTTCAACGGAGCCGAAGAGGTGTTGACGCTGGCTGACCCCGACGGCATGAAGCTAGAGCTCGTCGCTCACAACGACGTGCCGAACCTCACACCGCCACGCTACGCCGACGTCCCGGCCGAGCACGCGATCCGTGGTTTCTTCGGCGTCACCATGCTTGAACGCGAACTTCCGGCGACGGAAAAAGCGCTCAACCTGCTCGGTCTGACGAAGACCGCAGAGGAGGGAAGCCGCATCCGCTTCCGTTCTCCTGACGGCACCGTTCTGGGCAACCAGATCGACGTCGTCGTCGACCCCAACGCAGGCTACGGACACTCCGGCGCAGGCAGCGTGCACCACATCGCTTTCCGCGCTTCGGACGACTCCTCCGAGGCCGAGTGGCAGCAGAAGATCGGCACCGAGCTGAGCGTCACGCCCATTCTCGACCGCCAGTACTTCCACTCGATCTACTTCCGCGAGCCCGGCGGCGTGCTCTTTGAGCTTGCCACCGACACGCCCGGCTTCCTCTACGACGAGCCCGTCGAAAAGCTCGGCGAAGCGCTCAAGCTGCCCTCGTGGATCGAGCCGCAGCGCGAGCTGGTCGAGGCCCGCGTACTTCCGATCACCATGTCGCAGTCCAGCGCGACCGTTACCGAGAAAGCAGGCGAGTAATGACGAACCAGAACCCTCACGCCAGCACGCCGGTCCTCCACGCCGGCGTGCCCCTGGCCGAAGCTCGCGGTGCGGTCGTGCTGTTGCACGGTCGCGGCGGCTCCGCGCAGGACATCCTCTCGCTCAGCTCGCCGCTGCATCGCGAAGGCCTCGCTTATCTTGCGCCACAGGCTGCCGGAAGCACCTGGTATCCGACGTCCTTCATGGCGCCACGGGAAGCGAACGAGCCGTTCGTCACCTCGGCGCTGGCGAAGGTCGAAAGCGTCGTCGCGGAAATGGAAGCTGCAGGCATCAGCCGCGACCGCATTGTGATCGCAGGCTTCTCGCAGGGAGCCTGCCTGACGACGGAGTTCGTCGCCTCGCATCCTGCTCGCTACGCTGGGCTGATCGCTTTCACTGGCGGCCTCATCGGCCCCCCGGAAGCGGACCTAACTCACGCGGGCTCGCTCGTCGGCACGCCTGCGCTGTTGCTCTCCGGCGACCCCGACCCGCACGTCCCCTGGACGCGTGTGGAGGCCTCCGCTGCCGAACTCCGCCGCATGGGGGCTGATGTGTTGACGCGTCGCTACCCCGGCCGTCCGCACACCATCACGGGCGAAGAGATCGACCACGCGCGCCGTCTGCTCGAAGCGGCCTTCGCATGAGTGCAGATAGGATGACGAGCATGGCGAACGAACCTGCAAACGAAGCAACCAGCGCGGCCCTCTGGCTGGTCATGGCGCGAGCCTATCGCGCCATGGCCTCCTTCGTGGAGCACTCCGTCGCTGCGCTCGGCATCGGCCTCTCGGACTTCATGATCCTCGAAGCCCTGCTGCACAAAGGCCCGATGACGATGTCCGCACTCTGCGACGCCGTGCTGCTCGCCCGCCCGTCGATGACCTCGGCGATCGACCGGCTCGAAGAACTGAAGCTCGTCCAGCGCATCTTCTCCAAGGAAGATCGGCGTGCCCGCACGGTCGAACTCACCGTCGCAGGCGCGGCGCAGATCAAGCGCCTCTACGCTCGGCACCTCCGCGACCTCGATGAAGTGATGAAGGACACCACAGCTGCCGAGCGCGCCGAAGTCCGCCGCGTGCTCAAGACCGTCGGCCTGGCTGCACAAGCCAGCACCCCAACGACGTCCCGCTAACCCTCAGGAGATCCCATGCGCCCGTTCCGCTCTGCAGCTCTGCTTGCTGCTGTTTTCGTGTCTCTCTCGCTGACCACGTCCGCGCAAACGCCGAAAGGCGCACGCCTCCCAGTGAAGGGCTCGGCGATCCCCGTTGATGTCCTCGTCGAAAGCCCGGCGGACGCTCCCGGCGATCTGCAGATCATCTGCCTCTTCGAAGCAGGCGGCGAAGAGCCGTTTCAGGCCTCGCTTGCCGAACTCGACACCAGGCTCGGCGGCGTCCTTTCTTCTCTGCGTTACGGCAACGCGTTCCGTGGCACGTTTGGCGAAACGCTCCTGATCACGCCCAAACCCGGCGCGATGGCCGCAAAGCGTCTCCTGCTCGTCGGGCTCGGCGATCGTGACGGCTTCACCGCCGCTCGCGAAGACTTCATCGGTGAGGTGGTCTATACCGAAAGCAATCGCCTCGGCGCGACCGCCCCAACCTTCGCTCCAACGGTGCTCGACGGCGGGAAGAAGGGCATCCACACCGGCGACGTCGCCAAGGCTTTCCTGCAAGGCTTCGAACGCACACGCGCCCTTCAGGAAGATCTCTACAACGCTGGCCACACCGTCAAGCCGGTGGTCGCGAAGCTCACCTTCCTTGCAGGTACTGCGCACGCGGTCGACACGCAACACGGCCTTGAAGCTGCGCTGCAGTATGACGTCCGCATGATCAAGATGGAGCACGCAAAGGCCAGCAAGTAGTAATCCTTCGCGGCGGCTTTGCTATGGCCTCAGTCGTCGGCGCGAAAACACATCGTCGAAGTGGAACGAGTACTGGCTGACAGGTATTTTTCGCTCCGCACCAGATGTATCGCGCACGGTAAAGCTGCCGGTGACACTCAGGTCGCTCGTCGTAGATGTAGTTCGCTCCACATGCAAAGCAATGGCCCGAACAGAAGCTTCGTCCAGGCCATTGCACTTTGCGAGACATTGAAGTTCGACGCTTGCCGTCGTCGCGTTGGGGCTGTCGACGGTCGCTGTCCATCCCAGTGGAAGGTTTGCCAGCGATTGAAAGTGCGCGCCATGCACCTCAAGATGCGCAGCGATCATGCGGTCGCCTTTGGCGAACTGGTTCTTCTCCAGCACCACCTCTGCTTGATTCCTTGAAACAATCTGAGCTCTCGACTCAGAAAGCGAACCAGCAAGCAGCAATGCAACGACCGCAATCCTCTGTGCGTAGCGCAAGCACCACCTCGTTTAGCTCAGCGGAGCCGTTACAACCGGCGCAGCCGCCTTCGGCTTCTTGTAGAACGGCGTCGGCACCACCACCGCCTTCACCGGCTGATTGCGAATCTCGACAAACACTTCCTTGCCGACCTCCGCGAACTCCACCGGAACATACGCCAGCGCGATGTTCTTCTTCAGGAAGACCGCAGGCGATCCGCTCGTCACTTCGCCGATCACCAGCCCTTCAGCCGATTTCACCGGGTAGCCATCACGGGCGATACCGCGCTCGACTACTTCGAGCCCAACCAGTTTGCGCTTCGGCCCGCCCTCCTCCTGCACCTTCAGCAGCGCCTCGCGGCCCACAAAGTCCGTGCCCTTGTCGAGCTTGCAGTAGCGTCCCAGGTTGGCCTCGAAGACGTTGATCGTGTCCGAAATCTCGTGGCCGTAGAGCGCCATCGCAGACTCCAGGCGCAGTGTGTTGCGCGCGCCCAGACCGCACGGCTGAATGCCGAACTCCGCACCAGCGGCCAGCACTTCCTGCCACACGCGGGCCGAGGTCGGCTCATCGCTCGGCACATAAATCTCGAAGCCGTCTTCACCTGTGTAGCCCGTGCGTGCAATCAGCGTGTTGTGGCAGCCGCACACCGTGCCCCAGGTGAACCAGTAGTTCTTGATCTCGCTCAGATCCTTGCCGGTCAGCTTCTGCAGCGTGTCCTTGGCGCGGGGTCCCTGAATCGCAATCTGCGTGTAGTAGTCGCTCACGTCGGTGACGTGTACACCGCTCATGCCGCCGATCACCGACCGCACCCACTTCACGTCCTTCTCGCGCGTGCCGGCGTTGATGACGATCAGAAAGTCGTTCTCGCCCAGCTTGTGCAGCACCACGTCGTCGACGAAAGTGCCGTCCGGCGTCAGCATCGCGGAGTAATGCGCCTGCCCGATCTGCAGCTTGCTGGCATCGTTCATCAGCAGCTTCTGCACGGCGGCCAGCGAGTTCGGTCCACGCAGTTGAATGTCGCCCATGTGCGACACATCGAAGATGCCCACGCGTTCACGCACGGCCATATGTTCTTCAATCAGGCCGCTGTACTGCACCGGCATGTCCCAGCCGCCGAAGTCGACCATGCGGGCCTTGTGCCCGAGGTGCGTCGAGTGAAGGGAAGTCTTACGAAGCGGAAGGGCGTTTGCGAGCGTAGTGTCCATAACGCTTTCAGTGTATCCGGCAATGCGCATCGCGCCGTACCTTCGCCAAAACGGGGAAGAATGCCATGGAAGAAGGAACGGTAGGTCAGGGCTTAGCCCTGACAGAAAAGAGCCGGTACGCTCGGGCTCTAGCCCCTGCGGTATTTGGAGTCAGCCGCGCCGCGCCCGTACGAAACTCGACACTGCAAAGTACGCAAACAACGCGAACAGAGCGACGTGCAGCACCAGTCGTCCGCGATCACCGGCCAGCCCACTGCCTCCGGCCCACGCGCCGCGCAGCTTCCATGCCCCTTGCACGATGAAGACAGCCACCACGGCGAAGAAGGTTCCGGTCACTTCCAGCCACAGGCCTCGCGAAAATTTCTTCACCGGCGCGAACATGCCCTTCGCCGCACCCTTGCCTCCGGCAATTGCGGCCTGCCGCACCTGCGCTTTGGCCTCGTTCACCGCACGATGAGCATCCGCAGCTTTCGCCACCACTTCCTGCACGCGCGGCCCGGCATTTTTCGTCCGGGGATCGGGAGACGCCGCAGCGTCGGCCGCGTCCATCAGCGACTTCGCTGCGGCACGCGCTCCACTGCCTATCGCCCGTCCAAATCGAACCTTGTCCATCGGCTCAAGTGTAAGCCAGTCGGCCTACTTGCCGGACGACGCCTTTGCCGCGCGCAGCTTCACTTCCTGCGCTACCTTCTCCGGTTTCTGCTTCTTCAGATCCAGCCCCTCGGGGTTGAACTCCGGCGCGGGCATCTGCATCTTCAACCCGTCCAGGGCGTCCACCAGCACCGTGGAGATCGCCATATCGCGATACCACTTGTGATCTGCGGGGATAACGAACCACGGCGCATGTTTTTTCGACGTCTGGCGCAGGAGGTCCTGATACGCCTCCTGGTAGTCGTCCCAGAAAAGACGCTCCGCAAAGTCCGATGGTGAAAGCTTCCAATGTTTGCTCGGCGTGTCAATTCTGGCCTGCAAGCGCTCCGTCTGTTCCTTCTGCGAGATGTGCAGGAAAAACTTCAAAACGACCGTGCCATTGTCTGCCAGCATCTTCTCCCAGTCGTTGATCGCGTTCATCCGCTCGTGGACCGTGCTTTTGTCGATCGCGCCGTGCACGCGCGGTGACAGAACATCCTCATAGTGCGAGCGATTGAAGATCTCGATCATGCCGCGCGGGGGCGTCTGCAGATGGCAGCGCCACAGGAAGTCATGCCGTAACTCCAGCGATGTCGGCACTTTAAAGGAAGCCACATTGCATCCCTGCGGATTGATGCCTGAAAAGATGTGGCGAATCGTGCCGTCTTTGCCCGCCGTATCCATGCCCTGCAGCACAATCAGCACCGACTTATGTTGCGTGGCGTAGAGCTTTTCCTGAAGGTCTTCAAGCTTGTCGCGGTTCTTTGCCGTCAACAACTTGGCCGCAGCCTCGTCTTTTACGCCGTGATGCGTTTTTGTCTGCACATCCGCAAGCTTCAGTTTGCTGCCAGGCTGCACGAGGAACGGAGATTTCAGTTTCATGAATCTTGAGATGCCAAATCCGAGAGCCACGATGCGATTGTGAAACGATTCAAGAGCGTATTTGAAGCCCGGATTTTTTCTCTTTCCGAGCCTCCAAACGAAAAGAGGCGAGCCACGCCTGACAGAACGTCAGTCGCATCTCGCCTCGTTAAATCTTTTCCGTGCCGTTGCGGTTAGGCTACGGGCTTGGTGGTCTCGTCTGCTTTGGGCGTCACGGTGTGCGCGCTTTCGGCGGGCTTCGCGGCGTTTACTTCATCGCTGACGCCTTTGACGCCTTCCTTGAAGCCGCGCAGGCCTTCGCCGAGTCCCTTGCCCAGTTCCGGCAGTTTCTTGCCGCCAAACAGCACGATGGCCACGATGGCCAGAACGATCAGATGTGTGGGCGTGAAAAGTTCACCCATGGTGAAGCCTCCTGCGGCCGGAACTCCGACCATCAACGTCTAATATTGTCGCACGTTCCCCTCGTATGATGCGCCCAACGCCCCAATCGGCGTTATATCCTGAAAGCAGAAGAGGCGGGCCGTTCCTCCAGGGCGAGCGCGCATTAGAGGACGATGGGTTTTTCACGTTTTGCGTTTCGATTTGCAGCCGGTGTACTCGCCGCTGCTGCCAGCTTCTCTGCCGCTACCGCTCACGCGCAGGTAGCCGCTCCCGGCACTGCTCCCATGCGGGCCAAGACCGTAGCTCCGCTCACGGCCTATACCGGTCCGCGCTACGACAATCGCTGGGAAGCCTACGGCGGTCTGCTGTACATGAACGGCCAGGCTGGTCAGAACCTTCCGCGTAAGTATTCGATGGGCGGCATGGAACTGATGGGCACCTACTGGCTTGGTTCCGCTCCGGTGAAGAAGTGGGGCGTCATTGCTGACTACCGCTTCGGCGCAGGCACCACGCAGACTGGTCTTGCCGGTGCGACGTATGGCTTGAACCGCGTTCTCGTCATGCAGCACATCGTCTCTGGCGGCGTGCAGTGGCGTGGACCGCGTAACCGTTATGCGGCGATTGATTTGCACGCACTCGCAGGCGCCGCGCACGGCATCTACGACTACGCGCCGACGCACTTCCCGGGCTACCCGACTACTCTGCCTCTGGCAACCTGCCCGGCGCAGATTTCGTCTACGAAGACCGCCAGCCTCGGCATGTACTGCAACAGCACCACGCCGTGGGGCGCTGCAGGCGGTTCTATCGACTTCAACCAAAGTGGCAAGGTCGCTATCCGCGTTCAGCCCGACATCACTTTTGAGCACTACGGCACCGAAACCCGCGAGTTCTTCTCGGTTTCGGTCGGTGCGATTTACCGCTTTGGCGGGAAGTCGGACGCGAAGAAGAAGTAAAGGCGAGGGGGCGGGTACAGGGTTCAGTAGACCTGTACCCTACTACCGCGAAATGATTACGGCCACCTCACACGAGGTGGCCGTTCGTTATTCGCTACACCCTAAGCCATGCACGCCTAGAAGTTCTGCGAGAGGAACTCAGGGCTTACGGGGTTTTCATAGACCGAGTAATCGCGCGTGACTACGGTGAGGCCGGATTCGGTGACGAAGTAGTTCTTGCGGTCTTCTACCGGGTCGTAGCCGATCACCGTGCCGTCCGGGATGTGAACGTCGCGGTCGATGATTGCGTGGCGAATACGGCAGTGACGACCGATGTTCACATGCGAGAAGATGACCGAGCTGTCTACGTCGGCGTAGCTGTTCACGCGGACATCATGGTTCAGCACCGAGTTCCGCACGACTGCGCCCGAAACAATCGAACCTGCACTCACAATCGAGTTGATCGCCATGCCCGTACGTCCCGGTTCACCGAAGACGAACTTCGCCGGAGGATACTGGTACGCGCGTGAGCGCATCGGCCATGCCTTGTCGTAGAGGTTGAAGACGGGAGCTACGGCTGCGACGTCCATATTCGCTTCGTAGTACGCATCGAGCGTACCCACGTCGCGCCAGTAGAGCGCGTGCTGCTTGTTCTCGTCCACGAAGTTGTACGCCTGCAGCTTGTAGCGGCCCAGCAGGTTTGGCAGAATGTTGTGGCCGAAGTCGTGCTTCGAGTTCGGGTCTTCCGCGTCCTTCATCAACTCGGGCAGCAGCACGTCCGTATTGAAGAGGTAGATGCCCATCGACACGTCCACCATGTCAGGGTTGAAGGGCG
This genomic interval from Acidobacteriaceae bacterium contains the following:
- the glgC gene encoding glucose-1-phosphate adenylyltransferase produces the protein MRDTLGVLLAGGAGERLFPLTRDRAKPAVPFAGQYRIIDITLSNCINSDLRHVYILTQYKALSLNRHIREGWGTVVAGELGEFIEIIPPMQRVSKSWYQGTADAVFQNIYSIGSEEPKYVLILSGDHIYKMNYALMLEQHIQTGADVTIATLPVTPDEVSAFGVVDVAKNGEVRGFVEKPKETKIRSPFNPDMVDVSMGIYLFNTDVLLPELMKDAEDPNSKHDFGHNILPNLLGRYKLQAYNFVDENKQHALYWRDVGTLDAYYEANMDVAAVAPVFNLYDKAWPMRSRAYQYPPAKFVFGEPGRTGMAINSIVSAGSIVSGAVVRNSVLNHDVRVNSYADVDSSVIFSHVNIGRHCRIRHAIIDRDVHIPDGTVIGYDPVEDRKNYFVTESGLTVVTRDYSVYENPVSPEFLSQNF
- a CDS encoding polyphosphate kinase 2 family protein, with the protein product MKLKSPFLVQPGSKLKLADVQTKTHHGVKDEAAAKLLTAKNRDKLEDLQEKLYATQHKSVLIVLQGMDTAGKDGTIRHIFSGINPQGCNVASFKVPTSLELRHDFLWRCHLQTPPRGMIEIFNRSHYEDVLSPRVHGAIDKSTVHERMNAINDWEKMLADNGTVVLKFFLHISQKEQTERLQARIDTPSKHWKLSPSDFAERLFWDDYQEAYQDLLRQTSKKHAPWFVIPADHKWYRDMAISTVLVDALDGLKMQMPAPEFNPEGLDLKKQKPEKVAQEVKLRAAKASSGK
- the tatA gene encoding twin-arginine translocase TatA/TatE family subunit, with the protein product MGELFTPTHLIVLAIVAIVLFGGKKLPELGKGLGEGLRGFKEGVKGVSDEVNAAKPAESAHTVTPKADETTKPVA